CACATCACAGTCATCATCATGGTAATTGACACCGAAATGCATGAGTTATGCAGCCTTTACTCAATATACCCAGCTAACACGGTATCTCCACTGCCTAACCCCTAAATTATCATGACCATCGCTCACCATAGCAAGTCCCAGCTATCTAGGTTGTGATTAGATGCATAGACCTATAGTGATTCATTAATGATTTAGGTCATGTTAATTGCCTATTATTACGAACTAGATTACCAACCAAATTGGTGTAGAGATTGCAGCCGCGCTGTAAAACTAATAGGATTTATGCAAGAGCTTGATGCCAGCTAACCAAATAACTACCCTGCGATGGGCAAGATCCACGGATCTAGCAATGGGTTTTGCCTGTCTCGTTCGGGGAACCGTAACATCGCCTAACTAGTTCCAGTGTTACATTGAAAGCAAGAAACTTGCAAGGGAGTAGCAGCAAGGGAGATTAGGTGGATGTCAGCAACAGACTTCAAAGACTATTACGCCATTTTGGGGGTAAGCCGTACTGCTGATAGTGAGGAAATTAAGAAGGCTTATCGTCGATTGGCACGCAAATATCACCCGGACTTGAACCCGGGCGATCGTAAAGCGGAAGCGATGTTCAAAGACATCAATGAAGCCTATGAAGTCCTGTCCGATACTGACAAACGTCGCAAATACGACCAATTTGGTCAGTACTGGAAACAGGTGGGGCAGGGAAATCCTTGGTCTGGCGGTAGCTCTGCTTCCAACTTTGACACGGTTGAGTTTGGACGATATGCCAGTTTTGAAGAATTTGTAAATGAGCTATTAGGGAGATTCTCAACGGGAACTGCTGGCTATGGTCAGCAAACTAGTCGCAGCCAGCGCACCACTGGTAGCCCTTTCGGGTTTAACCAAACTACTGGATTTAGTACCCAGCCTGGAACTGACTATGAATCCACCATTAAGCTCACCTTTAGGGAAGCCTTTCATGGGGTGCAAAAGCGGCTGACGGTTGGTATGGAGACAATTGATGTGCGCATTCCTGCTGGGGCTAAACCTGGTAGCCGCATCCGAGTGCGCGGCAAAGGCCAGATGGGTTCCTATGGTGAGCGGGGAGATCTGTACCTCAATGTGGAGCTACAGCCCCATAGCTTTTTCCGCTTTGATGGAGACAACTTGACCTGTGAAGTGCCCATTACCCCCGATGAAGCTGTGTTGGGTGCTCGGATTGACGTACCTACCCCAGACGGTATGGTAACTATGAGTGTGCCACCAGGAATTCGCTCTGGACAGTCGCTGCGACTTCGGGGCAAAGGATGGCCTAACCCCAAAGGTGGACGGGGTGACCAATTGGTGCAGGTCGTGATTGTGCCGCCTAAGGAGTTAACAGCGATAGAGCGGGAATATTACGAGAAGATTCGTGCTCAGCGCACGACTGACCCCCGGAGCCATCTGAAACAAATGACGCTGTAGCTATTTGCACAGTTGCTGTTGTATCTGACTCTACATGCGTTCTAGGGTGGGGATTCCCAGTAGGCTTAGCCCTAGCTTGAGAGTACGGGCAGTAAGGTCACACAGGGCTAGGCGAGATGTTCGCAACGGTTCATCGGCAGAGAGCACTGGGCAGCGATCGTAAAATTGGTTAAAGGTTTGGCTCAGCTCAAACAAATACTGACACAGGCGGTTAGGTAACCAATCGGCCTCTACCTCGACTAGCACTTCCTTAAATTGCAACAGTCGTTTAGTTAAAGCTAGCTCTGTCTCTTCAGCAAGTTGGAACTGCACACTTGCTAGAGCCGTAGTTGCCGACCCATCGAGCGGAGAAAGCTCAACCCCACCCTTGCGACTAATCCCCTGAATACGGACATAGGCATAAAGCAAATACGGAGCCGTATTGCCCTGCAAAGCCAGCATCCTGTCATAGCTAAAAATGTAATCGCTATTACGGTTTTGACTCAGGTCAGCATACTTAACAGCCCCAATGCCCACAACTTGGGCCACCTGATCTATAAAATCAGGCGACTCTTGCCGCTGCTCCGCTTGCAGGCGGGCTTCTAGATCCCTACGGGCGCGCTCTACCGCTTCATCCAGCAAATCCTTAAGCCGCACAGTCTCTCCAGAGCGGGTCTTCAGCCTTTTGCCATCCTCCCCCAGCACCAAACCAAAGGGTACATGGGTTAACGTTACCCCATCGGGCACCCAGCCTGCTCGCCTAGCGACCTGAAACACCTGAGCAAAGTGGTTAGCTTGCCCTGCATCCGTGACATAAATAATGCGCTCGGCCAAATCCTGGGTGATGCGATAGCGAATGGCCGCTAGATCCGTTGTGGCGTAGTTGTAGCCGCCATCAGATTTCTGCACAATCAGCGGTAAGGGCTTGCCTTCTTTGTTAGTAAAGCCTTCTAAAAACACACATTGAGCACCATTATCTTCCACTAGTAACCCTGCTGCTGCTAAGTCGGTCAATACATCAGGTAGAAATGGATTGTAGAAGGACTCTCCTCTCTCGGTGAGGCGAATATCCAAGCGATCGTAGATGTGCTGAAATTCTCGCCGCGACTGCTCACATAGTAATTGCCATGCCCTGCGACTATCAGGATCACCAGACTGCAAACTGACGACTGCTTGCCGAGCTACAGCCTGAAAGTCTGCGTCAGCATCGAAGCGTTGTTTAGCCTGTCGATAAAATGCCACTAAATCTCCCAAATCCAGCGCCTCATAGGTGGTTAGTGCATCAGGATAGACTTCTCGCAAGTAGGCAATTAACATGCCAAACTGGGTTCCCCAATCGCCTACATGGTTAAGACGCAGGACATCATGCCCATAAAACTCTAGGATCCGGGCGATGCAATCTCCAATAATGGTGGAGCGAAGATGACCTACATGCATCTCTTTGGCAATATTAGGGCTGGAAAAATCAACAATAATACGCTGCGGCTTTGCAGTCATCTCTACGCCTAAGCGTGGATCACTATGCATAGCCTGAAGTTGAGATGCCAAGTAATCGGGGAGTAAGCGAAAATTAATGAAACCAGGGCCAGCAATCTCTGGCGGACTGCATAGGTCAGCTATCTCTAGTTGCTGCACGATCGCCTCAGCAATTGCCCTAGGTGCCATACCCAGCCGCTTTGCCAGGGACATAGCAACATTTGCTTGGTAATCTCCAAACTTGGGATTATTGGTAGGTGCCAGCAGCGGATCCGTTCCGGCTAGCTCAATTCCAAAGGCATTGACCAAGGCTGCTTCTAACCGGGCTTTTAATACAGCGATCGTAGCCGTCATGCTCTCAAACCGATGGACAGGTCACTCCCTATCTTATAACCTCCTAAGACCGCGACGGCACCGATAATTGTGCTCATGCAGCAGATGCTAGTTGGTTCCGGTGTTCCCAAACGAAACCCAATACCCCAGCAACTTGAGACACTACCAGCAACAGAGAAATCAGTATTGGAGGCTGTTTCAGCAGTTGAGAAAATGGGAACGTCAGCAAGTTGATGTAGAACGAGAGCGGCTCAACTCGCATAGGGCTAGCATCCCGTTGAGCACGAATGCAGTGGAAATGGTAGGCTCCCCGTCCATAGTTAAAGTGTTGTTTCCAGTAGGTTTTGAGGGAAAGTTGATGGGCATGGTGAATGCGGGCAGTGGGGACATACTGCATGGGATAACCAGCATGTAACCAACGATGGCAAAATTCTCGGTCTTCCCCGGCTGCCAACGGAAACGTGGTGTTGAATCCACCCACCTCGTGAAATAACAAGGTTGGCAATGCCATATTGTTCGAGGCAAAGAACGTTGGGCGATTGGAACTAATGTTGTAATACCAATAGATATAGTCAATTAATGTCTGACTGGCTGTGGAATAGAGGTTGCTGGGCAACGCATTGAGAGAGTGACCACCTAAGAGTGCTGTTGGTGTTTTTGCAAACTGCACGGCAAAGTTGGTTAACCAGTCTGGTGCTGGTCGGCAGTCATCGTCTGTAAAGGCTAGATAGGCTCCTTGAGCATGGCTCGCACCTGTGTTGCGGGCAGTAGCAGGCCCTTGGTTAGTTTGGGTAATCAACGCAATAGTTAATGAGTCACGAAAGGGGTTAACTACTGGTTCTAGTGACATAGTGCTGCCATCATCAACAACAATCACCTCTAGGCGATCGTGGGGATAGTCCAACTGAGTTAAGGCTGTTAAACACTCTGCTAAGGACTTAGGGCGATTATAGGTGGGGATGACAATGGAAAAAAGAGGTACCTCTGTCATGGGAATTAACTCGTAGCAATTACAATCGTGATAGTACGTCAGTGAAGATCTTGTGCATCAGCTTGTTACTGATTATTAGGTGCCCGGTTCTGCTTGACAGAAACATCAACCTGTATGTTTAGCGATACCTACACTCCCAACCTAACACTGGAATACCTGACAATCTCGCTCAACGTTACACTTGATTACGAGGTGTGAGCCATCTGTAACAGCCGTGATACCTTCTTGGTGAGCAGTTGCCCTCAGGCTTTATTAACGGTTGTCATGCCTGAGCATCTGCATGGCATTCTTGGATGCTCTTTAACTTCTCCTTGACTATTATCGATACTTCCCTATTCAATTAACGGTTATTCATTTCTATGAACAGGTCTTTAGAGTCGTCCTTTACTGATCGTGTTGCTTGGTTAACGAGTGCTTGTCCTGTTGCCCGGTCTGATCGTCACTTGTATGAAGAAAGCATTGAAGACTATGTAGCCCAACTGCAACTTCATATGGCGTTGCAAGCACGTAATCTAGTCCCCACGCTGAATCAAGAGGCAGTAAGCACAGATCTAGAGAGTCGTTGCCAACTATTGCATCGCACCCAAGCTGATGCTGAGCGATTGGTCTCTCGCTGTGCTGTGTAATCAATAGATTCACTGAGGCATTTAGTTAACAATTGAGTCACTTTGTAACAGTTAATAACTTCGTTACCTAGGAAACAACCCAGTTCTAGATGCGTCAGTAAAAATTGAGATATAGGTTGTGGTAGCTGGGTCAGCTATTGTCAGCAACGCCGATATTGTTAACACGGAGGACTGCGCCATGTCAGATTTAAACCGCGGCATCATGAAGTTCGATGGAGCTGACTCGCCAATTGCGGTTGCCATCTCTGCAATTCTAGTGTTAGGTGGCATTGCACTGCTGATTTGGTGGGCGATGGTATCTGCCTACAATGTTGGTTAAGTCTAGCTATTGTTGGCTAGCTGCTTTTGGTAGACTAGGGGTTGATGGATTA
This genomic window from Cyanobacteriota bacterium contains:
- a CDS encoding DnaJ domain-containing protein, encoding MSATDFKDYYAILGVSRTADSEEIKKAYRRLARKYHPDLNPGDRKAEAMFKDINEAYEVLSDTDKRRKYDQFGQYWKQVGQGNPWSGGSSASNFDTVEFGRYASFEEFVNELLGRFSTGTAGYGQQTSRSQRTTGSPFGFNQTTGFSTQPGTDYESTIKLTFREAFHGVQKRLTVGMETIDVRIPAGAKPGSRIRVRGKGQMGSYGERGDLYLNVELQPHSFFRFDGDNLTCEVPITPDEAVLGARIDVPTPDGMVTMSVPPGIRSGQSLRLRGKGWPNPKGGRGDQLVQVVIVPPKELTAIEREYYEKIRAQRTTDPRSHLKQMTL
- the argS gene encoding arginine--tRNA ligase, with protein sequence MTATIAVLKARLEAALVNAFGIELAGTDPLLAPTNNPKFGDYQANVAMSLAKRLGMAPRAIAEAIVQQLEIADLCSPPEIAGPGFINFRLLPDYLASQLQAMHSDPRLGVEMTAKPQRIIVDFSSPNIAKEMHVGHLRSTIIGDCIARILEFYGHDVLRLNHVGDWGTQFGMLIAYLREVYPDALTTYEALDLGDLVAFYRQAKQRFDADADFQAVARQAVVSLQSGDPDSRRAWQLLCEQSRREFQHIYDRLDIRLTERGESFYNPFLPDVLTDLAAAGLLVEDNGAQCVFLEGFTNKEGKPLPLIVQKSDGGYNYATTDLAAIRYRITQDLAERIIYVTDAGQANHFAQVFQVARRAGWVPDGVTLTHVPFGLVLGEDGKRLKTRSGETVRLKDLLDEAVERARRDLEARLQAEQRQESPDFIDQVAQVVGIGAVKYADLSQNRNSDYIFSYDRMLALQGNTAPYLLYAYVRIQGISRKGGVELSPLDGSATTALASVQFQLAEETELALTKRLLQFKEVLVEVEADWLPNRLCQYLFELSQTFNQFYDRCPVLSADEPLRTSRLALCDLTARTLKLGLSLLGIPTLERM
- a CDS encoding glycosyltransferase family 2 protein, whose translation is MTEVPLFSIVIPTYNRPKSLAECLTALTQLDYPHDRLEVIVVDDGSTMSLEPVVNPFRDSLTIALITQTNQGPATARNTGASHAQGAYLAFTDDDCRPAPDWLTNFAVQFAKTPTALLGGHSLNALPSNLYSTASQTLIDYIYWYYNISSNRPTFFASNNMALPTLLFHEVGGFNTTFPLAAGEDREFCHRWLHAGYPMQYVPTARIHHAHQLSLKTYWKQHFNYGRGAYHFHCIRAQRDASPMRVEPLSFYINLLTFPFSQLLKQPPILISLLLVVSQVAGVLGFVWEHRNQLASAA